In Rhizophagus irregularis chromosome 7, complete sequence, a single genomic region encodes these proteins:
- a CDS encoding uncharacterized protein (SECRETED:cutsite_PEG-LK; SECRETED:prob_0.3118); SECRETED:SignalP(1-24): protein MLRLKNDIIIGCLLPFMLLFQPEGLKDLPIQQLQHESRNHRMMLMKILLEENDYENEWEIETDKGKSKENNGGNDSSGEDGNQNQELTSDEK, encoded by the exons ATGCTAAg gttaaaaaatgatataataattggATGTCTTCTACCATTCATGCTCTTATTCCAGCCAGAAGGATTAAAAGACCTTCCTATTCAACAGTTGCAACATGAGTCAAGGAATCATAGGATGATGTTGATGAAGATCTTATTAGAAG aaaatgattatgaaaatgaGTGGGAAATTGAAACAGATAAAGGTAAgagtaaagaaaataatggtGGTAATGATAGTAGTGGAGAAGATGGAAATCAAAATCAAGAACTAACTTCTGATGAAAAATAA